Proteins from a genomic interval of Danio rerio strain Tuebingen ecotype United States chromosome 4, GRCz12tu, whole genome shotgun sequence:
- the LOC137490849 gene encoding uncharacterized protein, which produces MAFIKEESEDVKIEETFRVKHEDPQEQTDLLEKNKGSKEEEHHVKIEEKTHLQTDDISKRRDKNSFTCSQCGKSFGRQNSLKIHMRIHTGEKPYTCSQCGKSFSVSSHLNLHMRIHTGEKPFRCTQCGKSFNCTSPLNKHMRIHTGEKPFTCTQCGKSFSQSSSLNLHMRIHTGEKPFTCTQCGKSFNCSSHLYLHMRIHTGEKPFTCTQCGKSFYCPSHLNQHMRIHTGEKPFTCTQCGKSFSQLSSLNKHIMSHTGEKPFTCTFIALQSSSLVNSDLRSHITGLTFYGELRIWGVSGLVVLVLEVPLGELIKEYEKSKEEEHHVRIEDKTNLETDGILKVKEKSCFTCTQCGKSLASKSTLKIHMRIHTGEKPFTCTQCGKSFIHSSHLNQHMMIHTGEKPFTCHQCGKSFSKSSSLNRHMKIHTREKPFTCNHCGKSFNQSSYLYKHIRIHTEEKPFTCTQCGKSFSQSSYLIRHMRIHTGERPFICTLCKKSFTQSASRNLHMRIHTGVKPFSCTQCGRSFIHSSHLNQHMMIHTGEKPFTCNQCGKSFSKSSSLYRHMKIHTGVRE; this is translated from the exons ACCTACTTGAAAAGAATAAGGGGAGTAAAGAGGaagaacatcatgtcaaaattgaggaaaaaactcatttacagactgatgataTTTCGAAAAGAAGAGACAAGAATAGTTTCACCtgctctcagtgtggaaagagctttggAAGACAAAACAGTCTTaaaattcacatgaggatccacactggagagaaaccctacacatgctctcagtgtgggaagagttttagcgtATCATcgcaccttaatctacacatgaggatccacactggagagaaaccatttaggTGCACTCAGTGTGGTAAGAGTTTTAACTGCACATCaccccttaataaacacatgaggatccacactggagagaaaccattcacatgcactcagtgtgggaagagtttcagccaatcatcatcccttaatctacacatgaggatccacactggagagaaaccattcacttgcactcagtgtgggaagagttttaactgctcatcacacctttatctacacatgaggatccacactggagagaaaccattcacttgcactcagtgtgggaagagctttTACTGcccatcacaccttaatcaacacatgaggatccacactggagagaaaccattcacatgcactcagtgtgggaagagtttcagccaattatcatctcttaataaacacattatgagccacactggagagaaaccattcacttgcact TTCATTGccttgcaaagttcaagcttggtgaactctgacctgcgaagtCACATTACTGGact tACATTTTatggagagctgaggatatgGGGTGTGTCTGGGCTGGTGGTCCTGGTCCTGGAAGTACCTCTTGGAGAGCTG attaaagagtatgagaagagtaaagaggaggaacatcatgtcagaATTGAGGACAAAACTAATTtagagactgatggtattttaaaagtgaaagaaaagagttgttttacctgcactcagtgtggaaagagtttggcaagcaaaagcacacttaagattcacatgaggatccacactggagagaaaccattcacttgcactcagtgtgggaagagtttcatccactcatcacaccttaatcaacacatgatgattcacactggagagaaaccattcacatgccatcagtgtgggaagagtttcagcaaatcatcatcGCTTAatagacacatgaagatccacaccagAGAAAAACCCTTCACTTGCAAtcattgtgggaagagtttcaaccaatcatcatacctttataaacacataaggatccacactgaagagaaaccattcacatgcactcagtgtgggaagagtttcagccaatcatcataccttattagacacatgaggatccacactggagagagaccatttATATGCACTCTGTGTAAAAAGAGTTTCACCCAATCAGCATCCCGTAATCtacacatgagaatccacactggagtgaaaccattctcatgcactcagtgtgggaggagtttcatccactcatcacaccttaatcaacacatgatgatccacactggagagaaaccatttacatgcaatcagtgtgggaagagtttcagtaaGTCATCATCGCTTTatagacacatgaagatccacactggtgtgagagagtaa